The DNA window GAGTTCACTACTGGCTTCCTGTGTCATCGCCTGAGTTGCTTTCGTTATCTCTCCCGCAGCATTGCTGAATGCGCCCAGCACATGAGTAGCAGCCTGTCCAATGGCGTCGCTGGCCTGTGACGCTGATTCAGACATGCGAGCCTGCGCCGCTTCGGCACCTTGTTTTGCGGCAGTTTCCAGTTCGGTACGAATACCTAATGCGGCGGCTTTCATATCGGCGGCTGCTTCGCCCATGGCACGCGCACCATCGCTGGTATTGTCTCTGATGCCTTGTAAGGTCGAATTCATGGTGGTCAGCAGGTTTTCGGCACCCTGATTAAAGACTGATGTAGCCGTATCTGCTGTTTGCTGCATGCCATCACGCAGCGTTTCCACCGCCTGGCCCAAACGCCCAATCGCGCTTTCCATCTCGCTACCCATTTTCCCGGAGCTTTGATCCATGCGCTCCGCCAGCAGTTTAATTTGGTCACCAGCCAGCGAAATACGCTCACTGGCTTGCGCTAAAGCATGACCGACATCTTCAGAAAAACGTGAGGAAAGGTTTTGGACCATCTCGCCTACGCCATCATTACCCAAACGGCTGACCTGTTCGATGACTGGCGTAATAGCCGAGCTGATCGATTCCGATATCGCTCTTGGCAGATCTTCGCGCAGTGGGCGACCAATCTCTGCCACCATCTCCAGTCCAAGCTTGCGGAAATGTTCGCGACTTTCAATAGTCGCTTTAAGCTGGCGACTGGATAAATCTTCCAGACTGATAAATGTCAGGCGCTTCTCAATCAAACTGTTGAGGCTGTGAACTGCTTTTTCCAATCGTGAGGTTCCGCGTCGCAGTGACACGGTAAAGACGATGGAGCAGCACAGGCCAGTCAGGGACATGATGAACTTTGCGGATGCAATGGTAAGCAAACCCTCTAATGCTGTACTGCCGCCATCGTTCAGCGAGGTGCTCATCGAATTGAGTGCAGAAATCAGGCCCAGGAAGGTCAGAGACAGGCCTACAGTTACAAATAGTCCCGGAACGATGCGCCAGAAACCTTGCGTGAAGTGCAAATCATCTAGATTGAAAAACTGACTGGGGCGAACAGCATTGCGTACCACTAAGGTGCCGTCCTGATCGTCGATCACATGGGTTTCTCGATACTCTTTCCATGCCTCGGCCACATTTTGCTGTTCTTCGGTCACGTTTAAGCCAGCGATATCGGCATCGACGTCGGTAACTTGCGGGCTAAATTCATTTTCAGGAGTTTTGGCAATAATGGTATGGATGCTGCTAAGTGCAGTACGGCGGCGTTTAACCAGCTTTTGCCAACGTACAACTGCAAAACAAAGCGTGGCGACTAGCAGAATAGTCACGTAGCCCGGAGCTGCATCGTTTTTCAAAAGCGAAGCTATATACAAAATTCCGTTACGAACAAGCACGCCGGGAAGCAGCAGTGAATCCATATTTACACCATAACTAACGAGAAGGAGGGGAGATTTTTCTTTTGAGATTACTCTAATGGATTTTACTGATCTTATCTATCATCACGCATTGGTGACATAATCAGTTTTATCTGAATTAATTAACTTATAAAAAATCATTACATTAAGTTTTTCTGGTGTTATCAAAGAGTGATGAGGTTGAAAAAATATTAGTTTTTCTGCGTTTTACCCGTGTTTAAGCGGTGTATCTTAATACATTTGTTTCTTGTCCTCACACTCACGCGTTGTATGATTTTGACCATCGTATTTTTTTGCATATGGCGTTTGCTGTTTCGACTGGGTTGTCGAACGCAAACGGTGGATCACTCATTCAACGCATTCGCTGAACTATTTTGTCTGACAACAATTCCTCGCAAACCGCTGCCTTTATCTGGTCGGTAGCTGACCTGCTTCGTGATGACTTCAAACCATCTCAGTATGGCCGAGTGATCCTGCCTTTCAAGTCGCTGCTGCGTCGTCTGGTGTCGTGCTAGCGCCCACAAAAGATGCAGTGGTAGTGAAGCATTAACGATGGATATATCGAACAATGACCCGTTTTCCGATCGATACAATTATAGGGGATTCCGGTAGAGCAAGGAGCGTAGTAACAAAACCATGTGCGAGATCTTGTCATGAAGCTGACTGTTTAACGGATTTTATGTACAGGCTAATTTGTTTAAGGCCGACAAACTCAGCTTCTTTGCCTCGCCGCTAACTAACTTTCTTGTCGATATCTGTCAAACAGGTTTATGTGCTCAATTTCCTGATAGCAGGGATGATGCAGCATGTGGATGCATCACCCACTACATCACCTGTAATGCCAGAAAACAAAAAGGACTCAGCCAGTTTCCTGTCTAAGCCCTTGATATTTGGTGGCCCCTGCTGGGTTTGAACCAGCGACCAAGCGATTATGAGTCGCCTGCTCTAACCACTGAGCTAAGGGGCCGTGCGGGCGTGATTATACGGTAATCTTTTGGTACAGGTCTACAGTAGCGCTATCGGATGTTGCTTTTATGAGCATTTCTAGCTTGTTGTAATTGCAGGCTGATTTTGCGATAACCACGATATACCCTTCATACTTCAAGTTGCAGGTGTGTTGGCTTTCCTCGCTCACCCCAGTCACTTACTCCAGTAAGCTCCTGGGGATTCGCTGCGTTGCCGCCTGCCTGCAACTCGAATTATTTTGGGTATAAATCGTATCAATGGGAAGAATAATGATTACCGATATTCTGGCGAACAACCTGCGCGTGGTGTTTTGCGGCATTAACCCCGGCCTTTCTACGGCACACCACGGTTACCACTTTGCTAATGCTAATAATCGGTTCTGGAAGGTGATTCACCTGGCCGGTTTTACCGAGCGGCAGCTGGCGCCGGAAGAGGAAATGCACCTGTTGGACACCGGCTGCGGCATTACTATGCTGGTGGAACGCCCGACGGTGGAAGCCAGTGAACTGGCGCGCAACGAGCTGCGTACCGGCGGCGAGGCGCTAAAGGCCAAGATGTTGCAGTATCAGCCGCAGGCGTTGGCAGTGTTGGGCAAACAGGCGTTCAGCAGTGCCTTTGGCGTCCGTCAGGTGCCCTGGGGGCGCCAGGCGCTGACGATAGGCAAAACCGAGGTCTGGGTATTGCCGAACCCCAGCGGGCTTAACCGCGCCACGCTGGAGCAGCTTAGCGAAAGTTATCGCCAACTGGCCACCGCGCTGGAAAGCCGGCAATAAAGCATCGCC is part of the Gibbsiella quercinecans genome and encodes:
- the mug gene encoding G/U mismatch-specific DNA glycosylase translates to MITDILANNLRVVFCGINPGLSTAHHGYHFANANNRFWKVIHLAGFTERQLAPEEEMHLLDTGCGITMLVERPTVEASELARNELRTGGEALKAKMLQYQPQALAVLGKQAFSSAFGVRQVPWGRQALTIGKTEVWVLPNPSGLNRATLEQLSESYRQLATALESRQ